The following proteins are co-located in the Thermonema lapsum genome:
- the accD gene encoding acetyl-CoA carboxylase, carboxyltransferase subunit beta, which translates to MSWFIRKEKNIQTPTEQKKEVPDGLWHKCGHCKQVMLAADLKANAYTCLHCGFHERIGSKEYFELLFDDGQFTELNPHLESADPLNFIDSKPYPQRIKEAQAKTGLKDAVRTAYGKMNGIDLVIACMDFSFIGGSMGSVVGEKVARAIDFAREKRYPLLIISRSGGARMMEAGFSLMQMAKTSAKLALLDEAGVPYISLLTDPTTGGVTASFAMLGDFNIAEPQALIGFAGPRVIRETIGKDLPKGFQSAEFVLEHGFLDFIVDRKELKDELTALLKMIWVN; encoded by the coding sequence ATGTCTTGGTTTATTAGAAAAGAAAAAAATATTCAAACGCCTACAGAACAAAAGAAAGAAGTGCCCGACGGCTTGTGGCACAAATGTGGGCATTGCAAGCAGGTAATGTTAGCTGCCGACCTCAAAGCAAATGCTTATACCTGCCTTCATTGCGGCTTTCATGAACGCATAGGCTCTAAAGAATACTTCGAGCTGCTTTTTGACGATGGGCAATTCACCGAATTGAACCCCCATCTGGAATCAGCCGACCCGCTGAATTTCATAGACAGCAAACCCTATCCGCAGCGAATCAAAGAGGCACAAGCCAAAACTGGTTTGAAAGATGCCGTGCGCACTGCCTATGGCAAAATGAACGGCATAGATTTGGTTATCGCCTGCATGGACTTTTCGTTTATTGGTGGCTCTATGGGTTCGGTAGTAGGTGAAAAAGTAGCACGTGCCATCGATTTTGCTCGCGAAAAACGCTATCCGCTGCTTATCATCTCACGCTCGGGCGGCGCCCGCATGATGGAAGCAGGCTTCTCGCTCATGCAAATGGCAAAGACCTCTGCCAAATTGGCTTTACTCGATGAAGCTGGTGTGCCCTATATCTCTTTACTCACAGACCCCACTACCGGTGGTGTAACCGCCTCTTTTGCCATGTTGGGTGATTTCAATATAGCCGAACCGCAAGCACTCATAGGCTTTGCCGGTCCGCGTGTGATTCGTGAAACCATAGGCAAAGACCTGCCGAAGGGCTTCCAAAGTGCAGAGTTTGTTTTAGAACATGGTTTTCTGGATTTTATTGTGGATAGGAAAGAGCTAAAAGACGAACTCACAGCCCTTTTGAAAATGATTTGGGTGAACTAA
- a CDS encoding rhomboid family intramembrane serine protease: MFPLQDTIPSRRIPFMNISIIILNTLVFLYELKLSPYEIELFFRVFGLVPEKFTYYKDLLSWGDYYPFLTNMFLHGGWAHFIGNMWTLWIFGDNVEDRMGHGRYLLFYVLCGVAASYTHYLVNMYSPVPALGASGAISGVMGAYMFLFPHSRIVFLVPLFFIPYFFEIPAFVYLLFWFLGQLASGTLSIFADSMGGGIAFWAHIGGFVAGVALYRLFVNSRFHRYCRECDDSPEAYYYRYRNYY; encoded by the coding sequence ATGTTCCCTTTGCAAGATACCATCCCTTCTCGGCGCATTCCGTTCATGAATATTTCAATCATCATTCTGAACACCCTGGTTTTTCTTTATGAGCTCAAATTATCGCCCTATGAAATAGAGCTCTTTTTTCGGGTTTTTGGCTTGGTGCCGGAAAAGTTCACCTACTACAAGGATTTGCTAAGTTGGGGGGATTATTATCCGTTTCTTACCAACATGTTTTTACATGGTGGATGGGCACACTTTATTGGCAATATGTGGACTTTGTGGATTTTTGGTGATAATGTGGAAGACCGCATGGGGCATGGGCGCTATCTCTTGTTTTATGTGCTTTGCGGTGTGGCAGCAAGCTATACGCACTACTTGGTGAATATGTATTCACCGGTGCCAGCATTGGGCGCTTCGGGAGCTATTTCGGGAGTTATGGGAGCGTACATGTTCTTGTTCCCACATAGCCGTATCGTTTTCTTGGTGCCTTTGTTTTTTATACCTTACTTTTTTGAAATACCTGCTTTTGTGTATCTGCTTTTTTGGTTCTTAGGACAGCTGGCAAGTGGCACGCTTTCGATTTTTGCTGACTCTATGGGGGGCGGTATTGCTTTCTGGGCACACATAGGTGGCTTTGTTGCGGGGGTAGCTCTTTACCGCTTGTTTGTCAATAGTCGCTTCCACCGCTATTGTAGAGAGTGTGACGACAGCCCCGAAGCCTATTATTATCGCTACCGGAATTATTATTAG
- a CDS encoding YfhO family protein translates to MNLKRIGIHIGVALLFLLIAIVYMPEVLQGKILLQHDILQGEGASHQNELFHRQTGEQPLWADNLFSGMPGYFVYMKTPTSLPSTIGRMLFFDMGLNPANFLFWAMLCMYLAAYLLGASPAVAVVCALAYAFGSYNIISIEAGHISKVIAIATLPAMVGSVIYAYRQHNNAYRLLALSLLLFFTAIHLYSNHIQISYYGALMLLLYFFFELYLQLRAKAWKSFLYTSLLLVATAGLALSTYSTRLLTTYEYSRYSIRGKSELSNSPLAIVYPEKKDSLQAAASQRDGLDMDYAFQWSYGKTESLTLLIPHFMGGGSTSGLDTQSHTYKALVRAGVPPSAAAGFVGQIPLYWGEQPFTAGPAYLGAVFLLIFLFAFLSSRHPLRWWAMASVVLLLMIAWGKNWLWFNELMFRYFPLFNKFRAVTMTLTLLALPMGLMIALWWKEWQQQGLNAEWQARNLRMLTYAAAALGGLALLLAVAGGVFFSFSAPQDNRLMGYLAQVFGNESTAWSIIEAIRSDRQAMMQADAWRSVIFIALGSALLWWLVRHPKQQAVWWGLALLCLIDLWTVDKKYLNKEDFRSKYERERFWQATDTDKQILKDTSYYRVLNLTVSPFNDATTSYWHNSVGGYHGAKLRIYQDLIEGYLSQQQWHIYDMLNTKYIIVQTPEGQKQVQRNEKALGAAWWVERWQWANNADEEFRTLKDLQPATEAVLRKEYQTALEGLEPAPIDSGEYIHIVRQEPHRYVYETQSKRERLAIFSEIYYPEGWKATIDEKEVPILRANYVLRALRIPAGKHKVRFEFKPNAYEKGQTIDLIASILWLAGISTTLFFAVRMLRSSSHQEQKP, encoded by the coding sequence ATGAACCTGAAACGCATAGGCATTCACATAGGGGTTGCACTGCTTTTTCTGCTGATAGCCATCGTCTATATGCCCGAAGTGCTGCAAGGCAAGATATTGCTTCAGCACGATATTCTGCAAGGCGAAGGGGCTTCGCACCAAAACGAACTGTTCCACCGTCAAACAGGTGAACAGCCGCTATGGGCAGACAACTTGTTCAGTGGTATGCCCGGCTACTTTGTGTATATGAAGACCCCCACAAGCCTTCCCTCTACCATTGGGCGCATGCTCTTCTTTGACATGGGGCTCAACCCTGCCAACTTCCTATTTTGGGCTATGCTGTGCATGTACTTGGCAGCCTACTTGTTGGGTGCCTCACCAGCAGTGGCAGTGGTCTGTGCGCTTGCCTATGCATTCGGAAGTTACAACATCATCAGTATTGAGGCGGGACATATATCTAAAGTCATTGCCATAGCCACCCTACCCGCTATGGTGGGTAGTGTTATTTATGCCTACCGGCAACACAACAATGCCTACCGCCTCTTGGCACTGTCGTTGTTGCTGTTTTTTACGGCTATCCATCTTTATAGCAATCATATACAAATCAGCTACTACGGAGCATTGATGCTGCTGCTGTATTTCTTTTTTGAATTGTACTTGCAATTGCGTGCCAAGGCATGGAAGTCCTTTCTCTACACTTCTCTGCTGCTTGTAGCAACTGCCGGCTTGGCGTTGAGTACCTACAGCACTCGTCTGCTCACTACTTATGAATACAGCCGCTATTCTATCCGCGGAAAATCGGAGCTATCAAACTCGCCTCTTGCCATTGTTTACCCCGAAAAGAAAGATTCACTGCAAGCAGCTGCCTCCCAAAGGGACGGCTTGGATATGGACTATGCCTTTCAGTGGAGTTATGGCAAGACAGAAAGCCTTACGCTGCTTATTCCCCACTTTATGGGAGGTGGCAGCACCAGCGGACTGGACACTCAGTCCCACACATACAAAGCATTGGTGCGGGCAGGCGTTCCCCCCTCGGCAGCTGCTGGTTTCGTAGGGCAAATTCCCCTCTATTGGGGCGAGCAACCTTTCACTGCCGGTCCCGCTTACTTGGGTGCTGTCTTTTTGCTGATATTCTTATTTGCATTTTTGAGTAGCCGCCATCCGCTGCGCTGGTGGGCAATGGCTTCGGTTGTGCTTTTGCTTATGATTGCCTGGGGAAAAAACTGGCTTTGGTTCAATGAATTGATGTTCCGCTACTTTCCGCTTTTCAACAAATTCCGGGCGGTTACCATGACTCTCACCCTGCTGGCATTGCCCATGGGCTTGATGATAGCGCTCTGGTGGAAAGAGTGGCAACAGCAAGGTTTAAATGCAGAATGGCAAGCTCGTAACCTGCGTATGCTGACCTACGCTGCTGCTGCTTTGGGAGGCTTGGCGTTGTTGCTGGCAGTTGCTGGGGGCGTGTTCTTCAGTTTCTCAGCGCCACAAGACAACCGGCTTATGGGCTACCTTGCGCAAGTCTTTGGCAATGAATCTACGGCATGGAGCATTATAGAAGCCATACGCAGCGACAGGCAAGCTATGATGCAAGCCGATGCATGGCGCAGTGTGATTTTTATTGCACTGGGGAGCGCTTTGCTGTGGTGGCTGGTGCGCCATCCAAAACAACAGGCTGTCTGGTGGGGCTTAGCCTTGCTTTGTCTCATTGACCTTTGGACAGTGGACAAAAAGTATTTGAACAAGGAAGACTTCCGCTCGAAGTATGAAAGAGAGCGCTTTTGGCAAGCCACCGACACAGACAAGCAAATATTGAAAGATACAAGCTATTATCGCGTGCTTAATCTGACTGTAAGCCCTTTCAACGATGCCACTACTTCTTACTGGCACAATTCCGTAGGGGGCTATCATGGTGCCAAGTTGCGTATCTATCAAGACCTGATTGAAGGTTATTTGAGCCAACAGCAATGGCATATCTACGATATGCTCAATACCAAGTACATCATCGTGCAAACGCCCGAAGGGCAAAAACAAGTACAGCGTAACGAAAAGGCACTTGGAGCTGCCTGGTGGGTAGAACGCTGGCAGTGGGCAAACAATGCAGACGAAGAGTTTCGCACACTGAAAGACCTGCAACCTGCCACTGAAGCCGTGCTGCGCAAAGAATATCAAACAGCCTTGGAAGGGCTGGAGCCAGCCCCCATAGACTCAGGCGAATACATCCACATTGTACGCCAAGAGCCACATCGCTATGTATATGAAACGCAATCGAAGCGCGAGCGACTGGCTATCTTTTCGGAAATCTACTACCCCGAAGGCTGGAAAGCCACCATCGATGAGAAAGAGGTGCCCATCCTGCGGGCAAACTACGTGCTACGGGCATTGCGTATCCCCGCTGGAAAACATAAAGTGCGTTTTGAGTTTAAACCAAACGCTTACGAAAAAGGGCAAACCATAGACTTAATAGCATCTATTCTATGGTTGGCAGGCATTTCTACTACACTCTTCTTTGCCGTGCGCATGCTGCGTTCTTCTTCCCATCAAGAACAAAAACCATAA
- a CDS encoding class I fructose-bisphosphate aldolase, which yields MAYNTVLEVLGKEAEELLSHECKTISKEMLHRPGPDYIDRVFVQSNRSPQVLRSLATLFGHGRLANTGYLSILPVDQGIEHSAGASFAPNPIYFDPENIIKLAIEGGCNAVATTFGNLALMSRKYAHKIPFIVKINHNELLTYPNKYDQVIFGSVEEAWNLGAVAVGATIYFGSEESSRQIQEIAEAFERAHELGMATILWCYLRNNNFKKDGVDYHTAADLTGQANHLGVTIQADIVKQKLPTNNGGFTALKFGKTHEKVYSELTSNHPIDLCRYQVANCYMGRIGLINSGGESKGMSDKAEAIRTAIINKRAGGMGLIMGRKAFQRPMNEGVELLHAVQDVYLAKEIDLA from the coding sequence ATGGCTTACAACACTGTTCTTGAAGTCTTAGGCAAAGAAGCAGAAGAGCTGCTCTCTCACGAATGTAAAACCATCTCGAAGGAGATGCTTCATCGCCCGGGTCCAGACTATATCGACCGCGTGTTTGTGCAGTCGAACCGTAGCCCGCAAGTGCTTCGCAGCCTAGCAACCCTCTTTGGTCATGGTCGCTTAGCCAACACCGGTTATCTGTCTATTTTACCTGTAGACCAAGGCATTGAGCACAGCGCCGGTGCTTCGTTTGCGCCTAACCCCATTTATTTCGACCCCGAAAACATCATCAAACTGGCTATTGAAGGCGGCTGCAATGCCGTAGCCACCACCTTCGGCAACTTGGCGTTGATGTCGCGCAAGTATGCCCATAAAATACCGTTCATCGTAAAAATCAATCACAACGAACTGCTCACTTACCCCAATAAGTACGACCAAGTAATCTTTGGCTCGGTAGAAGAAGCATGGAACTTGGGTGCCGTAGCCGTAGGCGCTACTATCTACTTCGGCTCGGAAGAGTCAAGCCGTCAAATCCAAGAAATAGCCGAAGCCTTCGAGCGTGCTCATGAGTTGGGTATGGCTACTATTTTGTGGTGTTATCTGCGCAACAACAACTTCAAAAAAGACGGCGTGGACTATCACACCGCTGCCGACCTAACCGGACAAGCCAACCATTTGGGTGTAACCATCCAAGCCGACATCGTGAAACAAAAGCTGCCCACTAACAATGGTGGTTTCACGGCGCTGAAGTTTGGCAAAACGCACGAAAAAGTATATTCGGAACTTACTTCCAACCACCCCATTGATTTGTGCCGCTATCAGGTAGCCAACTGCTACATGGGACGCATCGGGCTTATCAACTCGGGCGGCGAGTCGAAGGGCATGTCCGATAAAGCCGAAGCCATTCGCACCGCCATCATCAACAAGCGTGCCGGCGGTATGGGACTTATCATGGGTCGCAAAGCCTTCCAACGCCCCATGAACGAAGGGGTGGAGCTGCTGCACGCCGTGCAAGATGTGTACCTTGCCAAAGAAATAGATTTAGCCTAA
- a CDS encoding thymidine kinase, whose protein sequence is MFVEPHLNQAPAPVGWIEVICGAMFSGKTEELIRRIRRAKIAKQKVGIFKPAIDTRYHHEDVVSHNANSIPSVPVANAANILPLAAEYEVVGIDEAQFFDEQLPQVATTLANQGKRVIIAGLDMDYQGKPFGCMPELMAIAEFVTKVHAICVRCGALASYSFRKVAAADTILLGETDSYEPRCRRCFISETSQRQ, encoded by the coding sequence ATGTTTGTTGAGCCTCACCTGAACCAAGCCCCTGCCCCTGTCGGCTGGATAGAAGTGATTTGCGGCGCCATGTTTTCGGGCAAGACGGAAGAGCTGATTCGCCGCATCCGTCGTGCCAAGATAGCCAAGCAAAAAGTGGGGATTTTTAAACCAGCCATCGACACGCGCTATCACCACGAAGACGTGGTTTCGCACAACGCTAACTCCATCCCTTCGGTACCGGTGGCAAATGCTGCTAACATATTACCACTGGCTGCAGAGTATGAAGTAGTAGGTATCGATGAAGCACAGTTTTTTGATGAACAATTGCCCCAAGTGGCTACTACCCTTGCCAATCAAGGCAAAAGAGTCATTATTGCAGGACTGGACATGGACTACCAAGGCAAGCCCTTCGGCTGCATGCCCGAGCTCATGGCTATTGCCGAGTTCGTAACCAAAGTACACGCCATCTGTGTGCGTTGCGGGGCGCTGGCTTCCTACTCATTCCGCAAAGTAGCTGCCGCCGACACCATCTTACTGGGCGAAACCGATAGCTATGAACCCCGCTGCCGTCGCTGCTTTATTTCCGAGACATCGCAAAGGCAATGA
- the smpB gene encoding SsrA-binding protein SmpB, with protein sequence MSSKKKFEFSKSVNIKNKRAYFEYHILDTYEAGIVLTGSEIKSIRLGKVQLQQAYCYFDKGELWIKDMHISPYEQGGHYNHEPMRPRKLLLHKRELRKLKEKLEEKGLTLIPTRLYINDRGWAKVEIALARGKKLYDKRETIKKREQEREIARKEW encoded by the coding sequence ATGTCATCAAAGAAAAAGTTTGAATTCTCGAAGAGCGTAAACATCAAGAATAAAAGGGCTTACTTCGAATACCACATATTAGACACTTATGAAGCCGGCATTGTTTTGACCGGCTCGGAAATCAAATCTATTCGTTTGGGAAAAGTGCAGCTGCAGCAAGCCTATTGCTACTTCGACAAGGGCGAACTGTGGATAAAAGACATGCACATTTCGCCCTATGAACAAGGCGGGCACTACAACCATGAGCCCATGCGTCCGCGCAAGCTGCTGTTACACAAACGAGAACTGCGCAAACTCAAAGAAAAGCTCGAAGAAAAAGGACTTACCCTCATTCCTACCCGTCTTTATATCAACGACCGTGGCTGGGCAAAGGTAGAGATTGCTCTGGCACGCGGTAAAAAGCTCTACGACAAACGGGAAACCATCAAAAAACGAGAGCAAGAGCGTGAAATCGCTCGTAAAGAGTGGTAG
- the folK gene encoding 2-amino-4-hydroxy-6-hydroxymethyldihydropteridine diphosphokinase gives MQRIFLGLGSNEGNSWLFLHQARSLIASEVGCIVRASAIYHTAAWGVENQNDYLNQVIEISTQLPPLKLLEKILNIEQRLGRKRLIRWGSRTIDIDLLYYGHLSLDTPELTLPHPHIPERRFVLIPMVEIAPDFVHPVLQKKQSDLLQVCPDNGKVEKATDAFLP, from the coding sequence ATGCAGCGTATTTTTTTGGGATTAGGCAGCAATGAGGGCAACTCATGGCTTTTTTTACACCAAGCCCGTAGCCTCATAGCTTCGGAGGTGGGATGCATAGTCCGGGCTTCTGCCATCTACCACACAGCTGCATGGGGCGTGGAAAATCAAAACGACTATCTGAATCAAGTCATAGAAATAAGCACCCAGCTCCCGCCCCTGAAGTTACTTGAAAAGATACTGAACATAGAACAGCGGCTGGGCAGAAAGCGCCTCATACGCTGGGGAAGCCGCACCATCGACATAGACCTGCTTTATTACGGACATCTTAGCCTCGACACCCCCGAACTCACCCTACCACATCCACACATTCCCGAGCGGCGCTTTGTGTTGATACCTATGGTCGAAATAGCCCCGGATTTCGTGCACCCTGTTTTGCAAAAGAAACAAAGCGACTTGCTGCAAGTCTGTCCTGACAACGGAAAAGTAGAAAAAGCCACAGACGCTTTTCTTCCCTAA
- a CDS encoding 2-phosphosulfolactate phosphatase, translating into MKIEVCMSPDLLPHYDAGGKCVVVIDVLRATSCMVTALAHGIEAIIPVKEIAECRQWQQKGLLAAGERNGQKVEGFDLDNSPFSYMQEALKGQTIAVTTTNGTTAIEAAKGKAAHILVGAFLNKSAVIDALRRFKKDVLLLCAGWKGRVNMEDTLFAGAIVAGMPEAYIEDDAALIAADLYRLHRHNKMEIMHHCSHVQRLKRLGIEKDIDFCLQEDVYQVVPVLQEDRLVPLAAHTASISQL; encoded by the coding sequence ATGAAGATAGAAGTATGTATGTCGCCTGATTTGCTCCCGCACTACGATGCCGGGGGCAAGTGTGTGGTGGTTATCGATGTGTTGCGTGCTACCTCTTGCATGGTTACCGCATTGGCACATGGTATAGAAGCCATCATTCCGGTAAAAGAAATAGCCGAGTGCCGCCAATGGCAACAAAAAGGCTTACTGGCAGCCGGTGAACGCAACGGACAAAAAGTAGAGGGCTTTGACTTGGACAATTCGCCTTTCAGCTATATGCAGGAGGCACTCAAAGGGCAGACCATTGCCGTAACCACCACCAACGGCACCACTGCCATCGAAGCAGCCAAAGGCAAAGCAGCCCATATTTTAGTAGGGGCATTTCTGAATAAATCAGCGGTTATTGATGCTTTGCGAAGATTCAAAAAAGACGTACTGTTATTATGTGCCGGCTGGAAAGGGCGCGTCAATATGGAAGATACGCTCTTTGCCGGTGCCATTGTTGCCGGCATGCCCGAAGCCTACATCGAAGATGACGCCGCACTCATAGCTGCCGACCTGTATCGCTTGCATCGGCACAACAAAATGGAAATCATGCACCACTGTTCTCATGTGCAACGTCTCAAGCGTTTGGGCATAGAGAAAGACATCGATTTTTGCCTGCAGGAAGATGTTTACCAGGTGGTTCCTGTCTTGCAGGAAGACCGCTTGGTGCCGCTTGCTGCCCATACGGCATCCATTTCACAACTATAG
- the sppA gene encoding signal peptide peptidase SppA has product MKSFLKYTLASMLAIVLVALLGVFLLGGLVGAAFDAEEVVVKEKSVLVLPLDARFRERTQDNPFEELNLPVPFAEGGSIGLLDALQAIRQAKEDDNIQAICLKGGLAMAGMATLEELHDAIIDFKKSGKKVYAYGDLYSEGAYLVASAADSIYLNPVGLVEFNGLRVEVVFLKKMMEKLGIKPLVFRVGQFKSAVEPFLRDNMSEENRLQLTEYLNSIYQVYLEKIAKNRSKRVEELRAIADSMLVRSAQDAQRLGLVTHVAYADEMEESLKKAIGAEDKINYISVNKYIKAKQGGGKTTKNRIAVIVAEGEIVDGQENLDVINGEEIAKEIKKAREDKNVKAIVLRINSPGGSLLGSDKMWREVSLTRGVKPIVASMSDLAASGGYYIAMNCDTIVARPTTLTGSIGIFGVLFEAHELLNDKLGVTTEQVTTGKYSDLANPTRPIREDEKAIIQAQIERGYELFTTKVAEGRKMPLAKVLEVASGRIWSGVQAKERGLVDLLGSYDDAVRIAATMAGVGDDYRVRFYPGKKAWIEKLLGGAHAKALLAEALEEYRLLISPLEKVKRWEGVQARLPFELRFLW; this is encoded by the coding sequence ATGAAATCTTTCTTGAAGTACACCTTAGCTTCCATGCTTGCCATAGTGTTGGTTGCACTGTTGGGTGTTTTTTTGTTGGGAGGGCTTGTAGGCGCCGCGTTCGATGCAGAAGAAGTAGTGGTAAAAGAAAAGTCGGTATTGGTGCTGCCTTTAGATGCACGCTTCCGCGAGCGCACGCAGGACAATCCTTTTGAAGAATTGAACCTGCCCGTGCCTTTTGCCGAAGGGGGGAGCATCGGTCTATTAGATGCCTTGCAGGCAATTCGACAAGCCAAAGAGGATGACAATATACAGGCAATTTGCTTGAAAGGAGGTCTTGCCATGGCGGGCATGGCTACTCTCGAAGAACTGCATGATGCTATTATAGACTTTAAGAAGTCGGGCAAAAAAGTGTATGCCTATGGCGACCTATATTCCGAAGGTGCCTATTTGGTAGCCTCGGCTGCCGACAGCATCTACCTAAATCCTGTGGGATTGGTTGAGTTCAATGGCTTGCGGGTAGAGGTGGTTTTTCTGAAAAAAATGATGGAGAAATTAGGCATAAAGCCCTTGGTCTTTCGAGTGGGGCAATTCAAAAGCGCTGTGGAGCCTTTCTTGCGCGACAACATGAGCGAAGAAAACCGCTTGCAGCTTACCGAGTACCTGAATAGTATCTATCAAGTTTACTTGGAAAAAATAGCAAAAAACCGTAGTAAGCGTGTGGAAGAGTTGCGTGCCATTGCCGACTCCATGCTAGTGCGTTCTGCCCAAGATGCACAGCGCTTGGGCTTGGTGACCCACGTGGCATATGCCGATGAGATGGAAGAAAGCCTTAAGAAAGCCATAGGTGCAGAAGATAAAATCAATTACATTTCGGTGAACAAATACATAAAAGCCAAACAAGGAGGGGGTAAGACAACTAAAAACCGCATTGCGGTCATTGTGGCAGAAGGCGAAATAGTGGACGGACAAGAGAACTTAGACGTCATCAACGGCGAAGAGATAGCCAAAGAAATAAAGAAGGCTCGCGAAGACAAAAATGTAAAAGCCATTGTATTGCGTATCAACTCGCCCGGTGGTAGCCTACTGGGTTCCGACAAGATGTGGCGTGAGGTAAGTCTCACCAGGGGAGTAAAGCCCATTGTGGCGTCTATGTCTGATTTGGCGGCTTCGGGGGGGTACTATATAGCAATGAATTGCGATACCATAGTGGCACGTCCTACCACCCTGACCGGTTCTATTGGTATTTTTGGAGTACTTTTTGAAGCCCACGAGCTGCTCAACGACAAACTGGGCGTAACCACTGAACAGGTAACCACTGGCAAGTATTCCGATTTAGCCAATCCCACGCGTCCTATCCGTGAAGATGAAAAAGCCATCATTCAAGCGCAAATAGAGCGTGGCTATGAGCTGTTCACGACTAAAGTTGCCGAAGGTCGCAAAATGCCCCTCGCGAAAGTATTAGAGGTGGCTTCGGGTAGAATATGGAGCGGTGTACAAGCAAAAGAACGTGGTTTGGTAGATTTGCTGGGTAGCTACGACGACGCCGTGCGTATTGCTGCCACTATGGCGGGCGTGGGCGATGACTACCGGGTGCGTTTTTATCCCGGAAAAAAAGCTTGGATAGAGAAATTGCTCGGAGGCGCCCATGCAAAAGCCCTGTTGGCGGAAGCGCTGGAAGAATACCGCTTATTGATTTCACCTTTAGAAAAGGTGAAACGCTGGGAGGGAGTGCAGGCGCGCCTGCCTTTCGAGCTGCGCTTTCTGTGGTAA
- the gcvT gene encoding glycine cleavage system aminomethyltransferase GcvT: protein MQTQELKHIPLERLHQTMGAKMVEFGGYLMPVRYTSEKQEHLNVRENVGVFDVSHMGEFLVSGAQALDFIQWVSANDASKLSIGKAQYSYLPNAHGGIVDDLLIYRLDEQEYMLVVNASNIEKDWNWLQTQLERFPQVQMRNISEQVALFAVQGPRAAEAIQRLTDTDLKSIPYYHFEIGTFAGVGEVLISATGYTGAGGFELYVPVEHAEDVWNAIFEAGKAFNIQPAGLGARDTLRLEMGYCLYGNDIDDHTSPLEAGLGWVTKFSKRFVADEILLKQKEEGIKRLLTGFKMIDKGVPRQGFEIKNQSGEVVGKVTSGTLSPSLNVGIGLSYLPVELAVEGTHLYIDVRGRQLAIEVVKPPFIKKQN from the coding sequence ATGCAAACACAAGAATTGAAGCACATACCATTGGAACGGCTGCACCAAACCATGGGTGCCAAGATGGTAGAATTTGGGGGTTACTTGATGCCCGTAAGATACACATCCGAAAAACAAGAGCATCTAAATGTACGCGAAAACGTAGGGGTGTTCGATGTCTCTCACATGGGTGAGTTCTTGGTAAGCGGTGCACAAGCCTTAGATTTCATTCAGTGGGTAAGTGCCAACGATGCTTCCAAGCTAAGCATCGGCAAGGCGCAGTACTCCTACCTACCCAATGCGCATGGCGGCATCGTGGATGACCTGCTCATTTATCGCCTCGACGAACAAGAATACATGCTGGTGGTCAATGCTTCCAATATCGAAAAAGACTGGAACTGGCTGCAGACTCAGCTTGAGCGCTTCCCGCAGGTTCAGATGCGCAATATCTCAGAGCAGGTAGCCCTTTTTGCTGTGCAAGGACCACGCGCCGCCGAAGCAATACAGCGCCTTACCGATACAGATTTAAAAAGCATCCCCTATTACCATTTTGAAATTGGCACTTTTGCCGGCGTGGGCGAAGTCCTCATTTCGGCAACCGGATACACCGGCGCAGGGGGGTTCGAATTGTATGTGCCTGTAGAACATGCCGAAGACGTATGGAATGCTATTTTCGAAGCCGGCAAGGCGTTCAATATACAGCCGGCGGGGTTGGGCGCACGCGACACGCTGCGTCTGGAAATGGGCTATTGCCTCTATGGCAACGACATCGACGACCACACCTCGCCACTCGAAGCCGGTTTGGGCTGGGTTACCAAGTTCAGCAAGCGCTTCGTTGCCGACGAAATTCTGTTAAAACAAAAAGAAGAAGGCATCAAACGTCTGCTCACCGGTTTTAAAATGATAGACAAAGGAGTGCCACGTCAGGGCTTTGAAATAAAGAACCAATCGGGCGAAGTAGTGGGCAAGGTAACTTCGGGCACACTGTCTCCTTCGCTCAATGTAGGCATTGGCTTGAGTTACCTGCCTGTGGAACTGGCAGTCGAGGGCACTCACCTCTACATAGATGTACGGGGTCGCCAACTGGCTATTGAAGTAGTCAAGCCGCCTTTCATCAAAAAGCAGAACTAA